A window of Pyrus communis chromosome 3, drPyrComm1.1, whole genome shotgun sequence genomic DNA:
ATTTCTCTGGGGGGGTTTATTTTACCTTTAGGGTTGACCTGTGCCATCAGGCAGAtgatgaggatgaggaggatGAAGGGAGTTTTCGGGAAGCTTTGGTGGAGAAGACTTTTAGTAAACCGAATTCATTGGACAGAGATAGTTATGGAAACTGTTTTCCTCTGCGATTTGTTCATATTGGAAGCCGCCAGAGAATTGTAATTTTGGTATTGCCCCAGTTCAGAGTTTCCAATTGTCTACTCGAATATGATATCATATTTTCCTTTAGCATTGCATATTTTCTCTTATGTCATGTTTTGCGCAAATTATTGTTAAAGTTGATTAACTTCATAGTTGTCTACCAGGTGACGGTGCTAGTTTTTGTTATAATGATAGCAAGTGCAATGATAATTTGGATCGGGATGGGAAAAAATCCTATTGATTCTGCGCTGGTGGCTCGGGTATGTAAACGTTGCATAATTCTTGATTCTTAGATTCCTTTTTTCATGTGTAATCACCTTCTATCACTGGTATGCTGTAGTTCCAGTTTTGCTATATATAGATGCTAAAATAAATAAGGTTTTGCTGCCTCAGTTTTGTGTTCAGACCATAAAATAATTCTTTGTGTTAGAACTTGGATGCAAACTATTATTATTGTAGTAAAGTATTTAAAGTGTGTATACTTAGTTTTTGACGATTTAAAGAAGGTTATCACTGTTGTGACCAAATATGCAGCTTTCTTTGTACTTGTTTCTTATTAACGAGTCCTTAACCCATGGTGCAATGAATTTTTTCATTATCCAGGTATATGTGGATCTCTTTGCAATAGTGATGCTATTATTGGGAGGAGCATTAGCGTGTTATGGCGAGTAACTATCCTTTCACACTCTTGTACTTTCTTGCATTTCTTTATGTGCAAATGCAACTCCTCCCTAAATTTTTAATAAGGGAGGAGCGCATGATGACtattttggagtgtcaataacacctCTACGTACTTATCCTTCAATCTGAGGCGACATTTTGCTTTGTCTTGGTTTTTCAGGGCTCCTATTATGCCTAAGGATGAGAAATGTTAGATCAGAGAGAGCTTCTTCTGAGATGTGGAAGGTATTTAATCTGTTGATGTTATATAATATGTTTATattgttctttgttttcttgATTTCTACAAATTCATGTTGTATATAATTtcatttgttctttgttttctttgttatatAATATGTTTATTATGGTTTACTACttgcttccatttttttttacaggTTGCATGTTTGGCTGTTGTTTCCATACTATGTTTCACCTCGAGTTCTTTCGTGGCTCTGTTAACTGATATTCCTGTACGTACTCAATCGTTATTagcttgaattttctttttctttttcacttacCTAATTCACCATATCGTTTTGCAGATGCTTTACGATTGGCATCAACAGCGTATGAATGATGTTTATACTTctcttttattgattttatattACTTTGTAGGTAGGTAATTCTAAATTTCGTTTCTTGTTTCACTCTCAAACGAATcctgtttctttttatttagtgCCAATCAACAATAAGACAGTGCTTTCAGTTTATAATGTTTACATTGTTTTTTCAGGTTCATCAATACCCTCAGCCTTGGTCTTATGGATCGTGAGAGAATTACCACCCTCAATAACAGCTAACATACGAGAAGAACCATCAACAATAACCTTCGTCAGTGACAGTTCCACAACATTACAACATCCTCAAAGCTGGACAGCTGCAATGAACTTGCGGAACCAGGTTCGATTTCTTCTCCATAACCATGCTATTCATTAATGTTTAACGACCGCTAACTGAGGGTAAAAGCCAACAATTTATGCCCTATTTACCAATGCATAACCATATATGAACCAGATTACAGACAAATCTCAGTCTTTAATCAGTAATGTACTGAATAGTGTTAGGGTTGCATTCTTTTTCGCTTTTGGAGAAAGGAGTTCTTAACTTCTTACGGAAGTATATTCTGACTTTACACTGAATTCGCCATGGTAGCTAGATTTTACAGTAGCAGACCTGTTTGAAATCTCGGTTTGCTTCGTAGATAGTCATTCAGGTTTATGCTCACTAAGTTTGGTTTTCAGGTGCAGATATCAAGAGCAAGTCCCATATAACACTTCTCCCGAATGGAAAGTGAACAGTCTTACTAACGTTCCTGAGTGCGAAGCATGTCCTTGCTCTCGAAAGTTATGAAGTGAGCTGGAATCAGTGAACAACATGCCAGATAACAACTGTGACATCCTTGACCAGAGTTTTGTCCGGAAATTTGTGTACAGCCAGAAGTCGCCGTTGCGATGGTTTTTTGACAATTTAGGGATGTAAATAGCAACAATATGCTAATTAAGGGATTCTTTTTGCTACAAAAGTATTTTGATGTGCCTCATTAAATTTTCAttgaagttgaaagaaaaagattacgcctttgaatttgtagcgTAAAAGTGGAAGTGACGGCGAATTTACAGATTGGACTACAACATAACAAACTAAAAATTGATAGAGATGTGCAAGGCGTGGTTTGTCCGCGCCATGAAATTCAGTGACTCCAACGTGGATCAAGATGTCCGTGAACTATCAGCACCGGCAGGCCTTTAACTATAAACTGTCTTTCTCTTCTACATCCCTTTAAACAGCAGTTCTAAAACAAGATTTTGTAGTTGACACATGGGGTActaagtactggtttggtaccgaggtgtttttataaaaagtgggtataaaaaaaaattgagctaaaaaaagtgtttggtaaatacttaaaaacaacttattttcatagtttttagtgaaaaaaaagctggaaatgcaaagcagcaaaaatgagcttattctcacagcacatcagaatcagttttttttcaaagcacattaataccaaaccagccctaactATGTGCATGCTCAGAAAGTGTACCTCACGAGTCAGAATCCTTCCTTTCGCTTTGCTCCAACGATCCAAAATCTTCAGGCGGCCATATCTGATGACAAAGTGATCAAAGACGAGAAATCTTTGGTACCAAACAAGAAATATGAAACTACTAAAAGACAATTCATTGTGCACTCCCATCAGACTTTACTTCTACCGCTGCCAGTAAGCACAACAACACCAACCACCACCATGCATTAGTCCAGTAAGAGTGATCAGCTGTATGAATCTTACAATGTCATTTTGCTCGATTTTACACCAAGTTTTATGTAGCTCCAAGTACGCCACTGCCAGTAAACATATCTTTCCAAAATCTTAACGCTGAAAAACGTAACGACAGTCACTTAAGCCCCAAAACCAATCCAAACAATGTATATGTACATAATTCAAATCAAGCTAAAAGGAACCGGCCCGAAACTCCTCGAATCATGCGAGTCATAGATGCTGTCTCCCTCCACCCAAACATGTCCCTGAGGAACTTATTACCAACACCAACAACGTTATAATCTCcaaaatccttaaaaaaaacgaaaatgtcgaaaaccaaaaaaatccaaaacaaaacgaacattGCAAATTTGTAAGTAAAAAATATGAACATACCACACTAGTTTCCGACCGATCGCTGTTCTTAGGGTCGACAACATAagtaagagcaactccagcgttggggTCCTCCTCCCAggcaatgcactattcaatccacctaatgaacagtaactgcccttaatgaacagtaaatagccctggcaatagcatttgcatctccaccgttacacttcaatagccctggcaataggcaataaaatattagtattttttttatttataaaataatacaaaataattttaattgtaaaatcggataagatttttaatcgttctcgttgcgccacgtgtcattatccgaagcattattaaataatacaaaataattttatttgtaatttcggataataaattttgtacgtaacaaataaataatacaaacaataaataataaattatgtaggtaacaaataaataatacaaacaaataattataatgtaaatttgggtatcaaataaataatatattgttacctgatccgagtaattttccccacttcgaatattactactagcttgtgtcAATGTGTCTCTCCatgtactaaacgattggctaagtaatttccaacgactggacatcgattctttggttcttttcccaccaattttctgaagaaaattgatatgaataagactccacatctctcgcaactgcatctcattacccgtaagcgaactatgagtaacttcaacccagctagtacacaacgcaacatcttcaataagcgaccaattcgttcctgcaccagtggtcattttgttgaaaaaaaatggattcaaactttgagacaaagaaaagaatgtgattgaa
This region includes:
- the LOC137729976 gene encoding tobamovirus multiplication protein 1-like codes for the protein MFGLREGSCFPRVLVGVNVGLALVDGIIAFLAFYQLIRIHSRNSQLGWTRQKVFHLLIGSSNLGCLIYFVFLFAACKGWQCWSNSCGFSLMALPEILFFAAFLLLLSFWVDLCHQADDEDEEDEGSFREALVEKTFSKPNSLDRDSYGNCFPLRFVHIGSRQRIVILVTVLVFVIMIASAMIIWIGMGKNPIDSALVARVYVDLFAIVMLLLGGALACYGLLLCLRMRNVRSERASSEMWKVACLAVVSILCFTSSSFVALLTDIPMLYDWHQQRMNDVYTSLLLILYYFVGSSIPSALVLWIVRELPPSITANIREEPSTITFVSDSSTTLQHPQSWTAAMNLRNQVQISRASPI